A single window of Intrasporangium calvum DSM 43043 DNA harbors:
- a CDS encoding GNAT family N-acetyltransferase has product MDTVLASLVRGARDSWATRSLLSVMTDGAYGAQPADILIDPTIGAEGTVAPATARWHLRGGRFTPIRRVIADNTGGYPPLGALDKTPHVLVVMGGSDPLGCAPAIVEALARLETTLDVTVVSTPATEKVLKDAARRWRRGNLRPIAPTLNLPAIMSEADLVVTAAGTSMWELCALRRPMAVVAVVENQLAGYRLVIDSGAAIGLGTPADLQKPDVIANRLSQVLASPSLRMEMADAAHELVDGRGAWRIIRMFEAALTAAEPRGESAPLVEIRTATAQDEGKLLAWRNDPVTRASSRQHDVVSPVRHHQWLASSLTRDDRHVLIGSAGGIDIGTVRWDMLGTREWEVSITVAPTARGRALAAPLLAAGQRWLADYAEPTAYLAVLHRTNEASRRLFLGSGYAPDLPPDAQGFERWVRTVR; this is encoded by the coding sequence GTGGACACCGTCCTCGCGTCGCTCGTTCGAGGAGCGAGGGACTCATGGGCCACCCGATCGCTGCTGTCAGTGATGACCGACGGCGCCTACGGCGCGCAGCCTGCCGACATCCTGATCGACCCAACTATTGGGGCGGAAGGCACCGTTGCTCCGGCGACCGCCAGGTGGCATCTGCGCGGCGGACGATTCACCCCTATACGACGAGTGATCGCCGACAACACGGGCGGATATCCCCCACTTGGTGCGTTGGACAAAACCCCTCATGTCCTGGTCGTCATGGGCGGGAGCGACCCCTTGGGTTGTGCACCGGCCATCGTCGAAGCTTTGGCTCGGCTGGAAACGACGCTCGACGTCACAGTCGTCTCGACCCCGGCCACCGAGAAGGTCCTCAAAGACGCCGCGCGGCGCTGGCGACGCGGGAATCTTCGGCCCATTGCACCCACGCTGAATCTCCCGGCGATCATGTCTGAGGCCGACCTCGTGGTTACCGCGGCGGGGACATCGATGTGGGAGCTGTGCGCTCTGCGTCGACCGATGGCGGTGGTCGCCGTCGTCGAGAATCAGCTCGCAGGTTACCGCCTAGTCATCGACTCGGGCGCGGCCATCGGGCTGGGCACGCCTGCTGATCTCCAAAAGCCTGATGTCATCGCCAATCGGTTGTCCCAGGTACTCGCAAGCCCCTCCCTCCGCATGGAGATGGCCGACGCAGCCCACGAACTCGTGGATGGACGCGGCGCCTGGCGGATCATCCGAATGTTCGAGGCCGCTCTCACAGCGGCTGAGCCTAGGGGCGAGTCGGCACCTCTTGTCGAGATTCGTACGGCCACGGCTCAAGACGAGGGGAAACTGCTCGCTTGGCGGAACGATCCGGTAACCCGCGCGAGCTCGAGGCAGCATGACGTCGTCTCGCCGGTGCGCCACCACCAATGGCTAGCTTCCAGCCTGACTCGCGATGACCGCCACGTCCTCATCGGGTCAGCCGGCGGGATCGACATCGGAACGGTGCGCTGGGACATGTTGGGCACACGAGAGTGGGAGGTCTCAATCACCGTCGCGCCGACCGCACGCGGCCGAGCGCTCGCAGCACCGCTGCTGGCGGCGGGTCAGCGGTGGCTAGCCGACTATGCTGAGCCGACCGCGTATCTGGCGGTCCTGCATCGCACCAACGAAGCGTCCCGCCGGCTGTTCCTCGGGAGCGGCTACGCCCCGGACCTGCCGCCGGACGCGCAGGGTTTCGAACGCTGGGTGCGGACAGTCAGATAA
- the pseI gene encoding pseudaminic acid synthase has translation MSVEIQPIEIGGHLVGSHETPLVIAEVSGNHNGSLDRALEIIEAIASSGAQAVKFQTYTADTLTLDASGPQFRIRSGHELWGGRTLHDLYEEAHTPWEWHATMFERARSLGLIPFSSPFDPTAIELLESLDCPVYKIASAEMVDLPLIREVASTGKPMIISTGMATLGEIDAALTTARDGGCRDMVLLACTASYPADPGDARLLSVPTLREAFGIHVGLSDHTPGIGVSVAAVALGAVAVEKHVTLQRAEGGVDSDFSLEPNELASLVRETAAARLAVGPPRFGPTEAERDTLALRRSLYVVEDVRAGDKVTQFNVRSIRPSGGLATKFIEVVLGRTFVTDVQRGTPLTWELI, from the coding sequence GTGTCTGTCGAGATCCAACCTATCGAGATCGGTGGCCACCTTGTCGGAAGCCACGAGACCCCTCTCGTGATCGCTGAGGTGTCGGGGAACCACAACGGGTCCCTCGATCGAGCGCTTGAAATCATCGAAGCAATCGCTTCGAGTGGCGCGCAGGCGGTGAAGTTCCAGACGTACACCGCGGACACACTCACCCTCGACGCATCGGGGCCACAGTTCCGGATTCGCTCTGGCCATGAGCTCTGGGGGGGACGGACCCTGCACGACCTCTATGAGGAGGCCCACACCCCTTGGGAGTGGCACGCCACGATGTTCGAGCGCGCTCGCTCGCTGGGCTTGATCCCCTTCTCCAGTCCCTTCGACCCTACCGCCATCGAGCTCCTTGAATCACTCGACTGCCCGGTTTACAAGATCGCCTCGGCGGAGATGGTAGACCTCCCCTTGATTCGCGAAGTGGCTTCTACCGGCAAGCCCATGATTATCTCAACCGGCATGGCGACTCTTGGCGAGATCGACGCCGCGCTGACCACCGCCCGGGACGGCGGATGTAGGGACATGGTTCTTCTCGCGTGCACTGCCTCCTACCCCGCAGACCCAGGTGACGCGCGGCTCCTTTCAGTCCCCACCTTGCGGGAGGCGTTCGGAATCCATGTTGGCTTGTCCGACCACACCCCTGGGATTGGTGTCTCCGTGGCAGCGGTCGCCCTCGGCGCCGTCGCGGTGGAAAAGCACGTGACTCTCCAACGCGCCGAGGGCGGGGTCGACTCAGATTTTTCCCTCGAGCCGAACGAGCTGGCCTCGTTGGTCCGCGAGACGGCCGCTGCCAGATTGGCCGTTGGTCCGCCGCGATTCGGACCAACCGAGGCTGAGCGCGACACACTGGCTCTGCGCCGATCCCTCTACGTCGTAGAAGACGTTCGTGCAGGTGACAAGGTGACCCAGTTCAACGTGCGCTCGATCCGCCCATCGGGCGGACTTGCGACAAAATTTATCGAGGTGGTGCTCGGCCGTACCTTCGTCACGGACGTGCAGCGTGGGACGCCGCTGACGTGGGAACTTATCTGA
- a CDS encoding IS481 family transposase, translating into MTTTRLLITAVVVENRPVPEVASAYGVSRSWLYELLARYRREGEAVFEPRSRRPASNPNAIPTEALELIVELREKLTATGLDAGPDTIRWHLQHHQGLTISRATIARHLARAGLVVPEPKKRPKSSYIRFQAEQPNECWQSDFTHHRLTRPDGRPGPDTEILTWLDDHSRYALSVTAHHRVTGPIVLATFRQTVAVHGIPAATLTDNGMVFTTRLSGGARGAGTRNGFETELRRHGVLQKNGKPNHPQTQGKVERFQQTMKKWLRAQPEQPATIAELQAHLDTFAQEYNEHRPHRSLEHRATPATAYTTRPKATPGAGHREDDTHDRVRRDKVDKVGKITLRHGGTLYSIGIGRTHAGTRVIVLAHDLDIRIIDAATGELLRELVLDTTKRYQGTGRPPGRPRH; encoded by the coding sequence ATGACAACTACTCGATTGCTGATCACCGCCGTGGTGGTCGAGAACCGTCCCGTCCCCGAGGTCGCCTCCGCCTACGGCGTGTCGCGTTCCTGGCTCTACGAGCTGCTGGCCCGGTACCGCCGTGAGGGTGAGGCCGTCTTCGAGCCGCGCTCCCGGCGACCCGCGTCGAACCCGAACGCTATCCCGACCGAGGCCCTCGAGCTGATCGTCGAGCTGCGTGAGAAGCTGACGGCGACCGGCCTGGACGCGGGCCCGGACACCATCCGCTGGCACCTGCAACACCACCAGGGGTTGACGATCTCCCGCGCGACCATCGCCCGGCACCTGGCCCGGGCCGGCCTGGTGGTCCCCGAGCCGAAGAAGCGCCCGAAGTCCTCCTACATCCGCTTCCAGGCCGAGCAACCCAACGAGTGCTGGCAGTCCGACTTCACCCACCACCGACTCACCCGCCCCGACGGCCGACCCGGACCCGACACCGAGATCCTGACCTGGCTCGATGACCACTCCCGCTACGCCCTGTCGGTCACCGCCCATCACCGGGTCACCGGCCCGATCGTGCTGGCCACGTTCCGGCAAACCGTTGCCGTGCATGGGATCCCGGCCGCCACGCTGACCGACAACGGCATGGTCTTCACCACCCGCCTGTCCGGCGGCGCGCGCGGCGCCGGCACCCGCAACGGCTTCGAGACCGAGCTGCGCCGGCACGGCGTGCTCCAGAAGAACGGCAAGCCCAACCATCCCCAAACCCAGGGCAAGGTCGAACGCTTCCAGCAGACCATGAAGAAGTGGCTGCGCGCCCAGCCCGAGCAGCCGGCCACCATCGCCGAGCTGCAGGCCCACCTCGACACGTTCGCCCAGGAGTACAACGAGCACCGGCCGCACCGCTCCCTCGAACATCGCGCCACCCCCGCGACCGCCTACACCACCCGCCCCAAGGCCACCCCGGGCGCCGGCCACCGCGAAGACGACACCCACGACCGGGTCCGCCGCGACAAGGTCGACAAGGTCGGCAAGATCACCCTGCGCCACGGCGGGACGCTCTACTCCATCGGCATCGGCCGAACCCACGCCGGAACCCGCGTCATCGTCCTGGCCCACGACCTCGACATCCGGATCATCGACGCGGCCACCGGTGAACTGCTGCGCGAGCTCGTCCTCGACACAACCAAGCGCTACCAAGGCACCGGACGCCCACCCGGGCGTCCCAGGCACTAA
- a CDS encoding sugar transferase gives MRRYDAVKRGMDVVVSAVGLVVTAPVQLVVAAVVRVALGSPVLFRQQRPGKDGVIFELVKFRTMLHPDTDHQTDAERLMPVGRILRSTSLDELPTLWNVLRGDMSLVGPRPLLVEYLPLYSAEQARRHEVRPGVTGLAQASGRNSLGWEDKFALDVQYVDRRGLGLDLHILRRTLAAVLSRRGISGEGQATMSVFLGSHGDGPP, from the coding sequence TTGCGCCGCTACGACGCGGTCAAGCGCGGGATGGACGTCGTCGTGAGCGCCGTCGGCCTGGTCGTGACCGCGCCGGTGCAGCTCGTCGTCGCCGCGGTAGTTCGGGTGGCGCTCGGGTCGCCGGTGCTCTTCCGGCAGCAGCGGCCGGGCAAGGATGGCGTCATCTTCGAGCTGGTGAAGTTCCGGACGATGCTGCACCCGGACACTGACCACCAGACGGATGCGGAGCGCCTGATGCCGGTGGGTCGGATCCTGCGGTCGACCAGTCTGGACGAACTGCCAACCTTGTGGAACGTGCTGAGGGGCGACATGAGTCTGGTTGGGCCGCGGCCGCTGCTCGTCGAGTACCTGCCCCTCTACAGCGCTGAGCAGGCGCGGCGACACGAGGTCCGACCGGGCGTTACCGGCCTTGCCCAAGCCTCGGGCCGCAACTCTTTGGGGTGGGAGGACAAGTTCGCTCTCGACGTGCAATACGTCGATCGGCGGGGCCTTGGCCTGGACCTGCACATCCTGCGGCGGACTCTGGCGGCCGTGTTAAGCCGCCGTGGCATTAGTGGCGAGGGACAGGCCACGATGAGCGTCTTCTTGGGATCGCACGGAGACGGACCTCCCTGA
- a CDS encoding DegT/DnrJ/EryC1/StrS family aminotransferase: MSEQIYLSSPDVTEAEEEAVLRAIRSGWVAPLGPEVDAFEAELADFCGREHAVALSSGTAALHLGLLILGVGPGDLVATSTMTFAATANAITYTGAEPLFVDCDETGNLDPALLDKAFGEVAGSVRRIAAVVPVDLFGKVADHPAIAAVADAHGVPVLSDAAESLGAVRDGLSSAAYGLAAAVSFNGNKVMTTSGGGALLTDDAGIAERARYLATQARQPVVHYEHTDIGYNYRLSNILAALGRAQLARLPEMIERRRGHRLAYRELFAGVPGVTVFGEPSGADGPGGGTRDNFWLTSVLVEPAVAGFAAEDLRLALAADNIEARPLWKPMHLQPVFAGVRSVLNGTSERLFEVGLSLPSGSALTELEVGRVHSAIGSFLEVRRAAV; this comes from the coding sequence GTGAGCGAGCAGATCTACCTGTCGTCACCGGACGTGACCGAGGCCGAGGAGGAAGCGGTCCTGCGGGCCATCCGGTCCGGCTGGGTCGCGCCCCTCGGCCCCGAGGTCGACGCCTTCGAGGCAGAGCTCGCCGACTTCTGCGGCCGCGAGCACGCCGTCGCGCTGTCCTCGGGGACTGCGGCGCTGCACCTGGGCCTGCTCATCCTCGGGGTGGGCCCGGGTGACCTCGTCGCCACCTCCACGATGACGTTCGCGGCGACCGCCAACGCGATCACGTACACCGGAGCGGAGCCGCTCTTCGTCGACTGCGACGAGACCGGGAACCTCGACCCGGCGCTCTTGGACAAGGCCTTCGGTGAGGTCGCCGGGTCCGTGCGCCGGATTGCGGCGGTCGTGCCGGTCGACCTGTTCGGCAAGGTCGCTGACCACCCGGCGATCGCGGCGGTTGCTGACGCGCACGGGGTGCCTGTGCTCTCAGACGCAGCCGAATCGCTCGGGGCCGTCCGTGACGGACTGAGCTCAGCGGCATACGGCCTGGCGGCAGCGGTGTCCTTCAACGGGAACAAGGTCATGACGACCTCCGGTGGGGGAGCGCTGCTCACGGACGACGCCGGCATCGCGGAGCGGGCGCGGTATCTGGCGACGCAGGCGCGGCAGCCGGTGGTGCACTACGAGCACACGGACATCGGCTACAACTACCGGTTGTCGAACATCCTCGCAGCGCTCGGGCGGGCCCAGCTGGCGCGGCTGCCGGAGATGATCGAGCGGCGGCGGGGCCATCGCCTGGCGTATCGGGAGCTGTTTGCCGGGGTGCCGGGGGTGACGGTCTTTGGTGAGCCGTCCGGGGCCGATGGCCCAGGTGGGGGGACGCGGGACAACTTCTGGCTGACGTCGGTGCTGGTCGAGCCGGCCGTGGCTGGGTTCGCTGCGGAGGACCTGAGGCTGGCGCTGGCGGCTGACAACATCGAGGCCCGTCCGCTGTGGAAGCCGATGCACCTGCAGCCCGTCTTTGCCGGCGTGCGGTCGGTGCTCAACGGGACGAGTGAGCGGCTTTTTGAGGTAGGGCTGTCGCTGCCGAGCGGCTCGGCGCTGACGGAGCTTGAGGTTGGCCGGGTGCACTCAGCGATCGGTTCGTTCCTGGAGGTGCGCCGTGCAGCGGTCTGA
- the tviB gene encoding Vi polysaccharide biosynthesis UDP-N-acetylglucosamine C-6 dehydrogenase TviB: protein MVPPAAVRDGTRLAVLGLGYVGLPLAVEFGKQFDVLGYDIDSRRVKELQDGHDHTLEVDDSDLAGASRLRFSDDEGDLAWANVYIVTTPTPIDAHKQPDLSPVLSATEAIARALRPGDVVIYESTVYPGATEEQCVPVLEAVSGLVFNQDFSVGYSPERINPGDREHRLPSIVKVTSGSTPEAADFVDDLYRSIITAGTHRAPSIRVAEAAKVIENTQRDVNIALINELAVLFNRLGIDTEDVLLAAGSKWNFLGFRPGLVGGHCIGVDPYYLTHKAQSVGYHPEVILAGRRLNDSMGSYVASQLVKRMTKEEIQVHGARVLVLGLTFKENTPDLRNSRVVDILAELADYDITVDVCDPWADPEEARREYGVDLVASPARGAYDGIIIAVAHHQFVDLGADGIRAFGSADGHVVYDLKYVLGRADSDLRL from the coding sequence GTGGTGCCGCCGGCCGCGGTGCGAGACGGCACGCGGCTGGCTGTCCTCGGCCTGGGCTATGTCGGGCTGCCGCTGGCGGTCGAGTTCGGCAAACAGTTCGACGTGCTCGGCTACGACATCGACTCGCGGAGGGTCAAGGAGCTGCAGGACGGGCACGACCACACCTTGGAGGTCGACGACTCGGACCTCGCGGGCGCGAGCCGGCTGCGGTTCAGCGACGACGAGGGCGACCTTGCCTGGGCCAACGTCTACATCGTCACGACGCCGACGCCCATCGATGCGCACAAGCAGCCCGACCTGTCGCCGGTGTTGTCGGCGACCGAGGCGATCGCCCGAGCCCTCCGTCCGGGTGACGTGGTCATCTACGAGTCGACGGTCTATCCGGGGGCCACCGAGGAGCAGTGTGTGCCCGTGCTCGAGGCCGTCTCCGGGCTGGTCTTCAACCAGGACTTCTCCGTCGGCTACAGCCCGGAGCGGATCAACCCGGGCGACCGGGAGCACCGGCTGCCGTCGATCGTCAAGGTGACCTCCGGCTCGACGCCCGAGGCGGCCGACTTCGTCGACGACCTCTACCGGTCGATCATCACCGCTGGCACGCACCGGGCGCCGTCGATCCGGGTCGCCGAGGCGGCGAAGGTCATCGAGAACACGCAGCGCGACGTCAACATCGCGCTCATCAACGAGCTCGCGGTGCTCTTCAACCGGCTCGGCATCGACACCGAGGACGTGCTCCTCGCGGCCGGCTCGAAGTGGAACTTCCTCGGCTTCCGACCCGGTCTCGTCGGTGGCCACTGCATCGGCGTGGACCCGTACTACCTGACCCACAAGGCACAGTCCGTCGGCTACCACCCCGAGGTGATCCTCGCCGGCCGCCGGCTCAACGACTCGATGGGCTCCTACGTCGCCAGCCAGCTCGTCAAGCGGATGACGAAGGAGGAGATCCAGGTCCACGGGGCCCGGGTCCTCGTCCTCGGTCTGACCTTCAAGGAGAACACGCCCGACCTGCGCAACTCCCGGGTCGTGGACATCCTCGCCGAGCTCGCCGACTACGACATCACGGTGGACGTCTGCGACCCGTGGGCGGACCCGGAGGAGGCCCGGCGGGAGTACGGAGTCGACCTCGTCGCATCCCCCGCACGCGGGGCCTATGACGGCATCATCATTGCTGTGGCACACCACCAGTTCGTGGATCTCGGTGCCGACGGGATCCGAGCCTTCGGCAGCGCCGACGGCCACGTGGTCTATGACCTGAAGTATGTGCTCGGCCGAGCGGATTCGGACCTGCGGCTGTGA
- a CDS encoding SGNH hydrolase domain-containing protein: protein MRALAVLMVVLFHAGAPLPGGFVGVDVFFVISGYVITSMLSRELAASGRIRLGRFYLRRFKRLTPALAVVVAFTLLASTLLLSPMGGQQSAAKTALGAMLLAANVVIARESGDYFGAPAEANPLLHTWSLSVEEQFYFVFPLLLAGTWAFARRRNGVPGPIAAIGLVAGLSFALAVAGSAGLRHSNPYVDAVLSALTGFYSPLTRVWEFAVGALLALGLLRYKRLSSGSAGMSGVAGIGLLAASVWLIGAATPFPGVWTLLPVIGTGLLLVAGTRGANGVSRLLARGPLVKIGDWSYSLYLWHWPFIVLAKVAWPTIPAAVPLAAIASFVPAYVSYRWVEQPIRQMEIRSGRRLVRVVGLAFLPPLALAGLLHVSATNGFWLDPVRSYQAQVTPLHAAAVAGCHASGPLDGQAVRDCVWNPSAPGAPVYLLGDSQAEHWSEGVIGAGEALDHPVIIKTGGNCPLVRVALDRLDAVADVNAACREYVQATVDFLRTATPGLVILSSADSYWTNERVSVALDTGSLSTETGAKLETLTVALRETVETVKEAGHQVVLVQARPSFASGAGADPAECSLVAFWSETGCRSQMAVEEALANQGQVRRVVDRVATDTGSTVLDPWQVLCGDGVCDTQHGALVRYRDGSHVSVRQSEAMAPVFAAAILKQGI, encoded by the coding sequence ATGCGCGCACTAGCCGTCCTCATGGTCGTGCTCTTCCATGCCGGTGCTCCCTTGCCGGGGGGTTTTGTCGGCGTGGACGTGTTCTTCGTCATCTCCGGCTATGTGATCACTTCCATGCTCAGCCGGGAGCTCGCGGCCAGCGGCCGGATTCGCCTCGGGCGCTTCTACCTCCGCCGCTTCAAGCGGCTCACTCCCGCGCTCGCGGTCGTTGTGGCATTCACTCTGCTTGCCTCGACCTTGCTTCTCTCGCCGATGGGCGGCCAACAGTCAGCGGCCAAGACCGCCCTCGGAGCCATGCTGCTGGCCGCCAACGTGGTGATCGCTCGTGAGTCGGGCGACTACTTCGGGGCGCCCGCCGAAGCGAACCCCTTGCTGCACACGTGGTCACTGTCGGTGGAGGAGCAGTTCTACTTCGTCTTCCCGCTCCTGCTCGCAGGCACGTGGGCCTTCGCTCGGCGACGCAACGGCGTGCCAGGTCCCATCGCAGCCATTGGGTTGGTCGCGGGCCTCTCGTTCGCGCTGGCTGTCGCGGGGTCGGCCGGGCTGCGCCACTCCAACCCGTACGTCGATGCCGTTCTCAGCGCATTGACCGGGTTCTACAGCCCTCTGACGCGAGTGTGGGAGTTCGCAGTGGGAGCCCTGTTGGCTCTCGGCCTGCTTCGCTACAAGCGGTTGTCGAGCGGCTCAGCCGGGATGAGCGGGGTAGCCGGCATCGGTCTGCTCGCGGCGTCGGTCTGGCTGATCGGCGCAGCCACGCCCTTCCCGGGCGTGTGGACGTTGTTGCCGGTCATCGGCACCGGACTGCTCCTGGTCGCTGGGACCCGCGGCGCAAACGGTGTGAGCCGGCTCTTGGCCCGGGGCCCTTTGGTGAAGATCGGCGACTGGTCGTACTCCCTTTACCTGTGGCACTGGCCGTTCATCGTCTTGGCCAAAGTCGCTTGGCCCACCATTCCTGCGGCGGTGCCGCTTGCGGCGATCGCCTCGTTCGTCCCGGCCTACGTCTCGTACCGGTGGGTTGAGCAGCCCATCCGACAGATGGAGATTCGTTCGGGGCGCCGGCTGGTCCGCGTCGTGGGTCTGGCCTTCCTGCCACCCCTCGCCCTGGCGGGTCTGCTGCACGTGAGTGCGACCAATGGGTTCTGGCTGGATCCCGTCAGGAGCTACCAGGCCCAGGTGACGCCGCTTCATGCAGCGGCGGTGGCCGGATGCCATGCCAGCGGCCCCTTGGATGGGCAGGCCGTCCGCGACTGTGTGTGGAACCCCTCCGCTCCGGGAGCGCCCGTCTACCTCCTCGGCGATTCGCAGGCAGAGCACTGGAGCGAGGGGGTCATTGGAGCCGGCGAAGCACTTGATCATCCGGTGATCATCAAGACTGGCGGGAACTGCCCTCTCGTGCGCGTCGCTCTCGACCGTCTGGACGCTGTTGCTGACGTCAACGCGGCGTGTCGTGAATACGTGCAGGCGACGGTTGACTTCCTCAGGACGGCGACGCCCGGACTGGTCATCCTCTCGTCGGCCGACTCCTATTGGACCAATGAGCGAGTGTCGGTCGCGCTTGACACTGGCTCCCTGAGCACGGAGACCGGCGCGAAGCTCGAGACACTGACCGTCGCGCTGCGTGAGACGGTTGAGACTGTGAAGGAAGCGGGCCACCAAGTGGTCCTCGTTCAGGCGAGGCCAAGCTTCGCGAGCGGGGCTGGGGCAGATCCCGCCGAGTGCTCGCTCGTCGCGTTCTGGTCGGAGACCGGTTGCCGGAGCCAGATGGCCGTCGAAGAGGCACTGGCGAATCAGGGCCAAGTGCGTCGCGTGGTGGATCGTGTAGCGACGGACACTGGTTCAACCGTCCTCGACCCCTGGCAGGTCCTGTGCGGAGATGGAGTCTGTGACACGCAGCATGGGGCGCTCGTGCGGTATCGCGATGGAAGTCATGTGTCCGTGAGGCAGAGTGAGGCCATGGCACCCGTGTTTGCGGCTGCCATCCTGAAGCAAGGGATCTGA